In Desulfobulbus oralis, one DNA window encodes the following:
- a CDS encoding glycosyltransferase family 2 protein, giving the protein MKSSLVSVIIPAYNHERFVGPAIESVLQQSHANIELIVVDDGSTDATARVIKSYADPRLRYVYEENQDAYNALNNGLALARGEFVAILNSDDIFARTRLECLLAAQEESGAQCLFTRVRLIDDDGRELTDPELWWNRWYEDGLRRFTDCGDLYTTFLQRNVLVTTSNLFLTRAAVQRVGQFCPLRYLHDYDYMFRALLALPGQVRFLHDAPLLCYRIHQSNTISEAAISGREQDQAVIRKYLLARMPEELQPLVDAGTGRLVELERELLQERLRRDGAPLPGIRVQAGNLLKSCGRRLREKLRR; this is encoded by the coding sequence GTGAAGAGCTCCCTGGTTTCCGTCATCATCCCGGCCTACAATCACGAGCGCTTTGTCGGCCCGGCCATAGAAAGCGTGTTGCAGCAGAGCCATGCCAATATCGAACTGATCGTTGTCGACGATGGCTCCACCGACGCGACGGCCAGGGTCATCAAGAGCTATGCCGATCCGCGGCTGCGCTACGTGTATGAGGAAAACCAGGATGCCTACAATGCCCTCAACAATGGTCTGGCCCTGGCCCGGGGCGAGTTTGTCGCCATTCTCAACTCCGACGACATCTTTGCCCGGACGCGCCTCGAATGCCTGCTGGCCGCACAGGAGGAGAGCGGCGCCCAGTGCCTCTTTACCAGAGTGCGGCTCATCGATGACGACGGCAGAGAGCTGACAGATCCCGAACTGTGGTGGAACCGCTGGTATGAGGATGGTCTGCGCCGCTTTACCGACTGCGGCGATCTCTACACCACCTTCCTGCAGCGCAATGTCCTGGTCACCACCTCGAACCTGTTTCTGACCCGGGCCGCGGTGCAGCGGGTGGGACAGTTTTGTCCGTTGCGCTATCTGCACGATTATGACTATATGTTCCGCGCTCTTCTGGCCCTGCCCGGTCAGGTGCGCTTTTTGCACGACGCGCCGCTGCTCTGCTACCGCATTCACCAGAGCAACACCATCAGCGAGGCGGCCATAAGCGGCCGCGAGCAGGATCAGGCCGTGATCCGCAAGTATCTTCTGGCCCGGATGCCGGAAGAACTGCAGCCCCTGGTCGATGCCGGCACGGGCCGTCTGGTGGAACTGGAGCGGGAACTGCTGCAGGAACGCCTGCGCCGGGATGGCGCGCCCCTGCCGGGCATCCGCGTGCAGGCCGGCAATCTGCTGAAAAGCTGCGGCCGCCGCCTGCGGGAGAAACTGCGGCGCTGA